In one window of Pseudomonas sp. IAC-BECa141 DNA:
- the gspH gene encoding type II secretion system minor pseudopilin GspH: MNRCRQQGFTLIELMVVLVIIGIASAAISLSIKPDPLQLLRKDAERVAQLLQIAQAEARADGRPIAWLSDGKGFRFSRRSDSGKGFDHFERDPQLRPRPWQSPKLEVRVEPKQKVVLNAEWINPPLQLTLSDGINRLSVLRDASGRISVQ, encoded by the coding sequence ATGAACCGGTGCAGGCAGCAGGGTTTTACGCTGATCGAGTTGATGGTGGTGCTGGTGATCATCGGTATCGCCAGTGCGGCGATCAGTTTGAGTATCAAGCCCGATCCGTTGCAGTTGCTGCGCAAGGACGCCGAGCGCGTGGCGCAGTTGCTGCAGATTGCTCAGGCTGAGGCGCGTGCTGATGGGCGGCCGATTGCGTGGTTGAGCGATGGCAAGGGGTTTCGGTTCAGTCGGCGCAGTGACAGTGGCAAGGGTTTTGATCATTTCGAACGGGACCCGCAGTTGCGGCCGCGTCCGTGGCAGAGTCCGAAGCTGGAGGTGCGGGTGGAGCCGAAGCAGAAAGTGGTGCTGAACGCGGAGTGGATCAATCCGCCGCTGCAGTTGACGCTGTCTGACGGGATCAATCGGTTGAGTGTGCTGCGCGATGCTTCGGGCCGGATTAGCGTGCAATGA
- a CDS encoding prepilin-type N-terminal cleavage/methylation domain-containing protein, protein MNRQQGFTLIEVMVAILLMAVVSLIAWKGLDSVTRADKHLQASGEQSDSLLRALNQMQRDVEMRAGIELTEPKKVGTEDEPATAPPAVTVRSSDSKGFRLDIIRSAADQPGALQRVRWWLKGDTLYRAVAPARSRYPLPAPTAGVAVLGEVSDLQVRVWEMDKGWRQLSGNRREDPLGLEVRLTRETAQGVEKYRQVMGPLQ, encoded by the coding sequence ATGAACAGACAACAAGGTTTTACGCTGATCGAGGTGATGGTCGCGATTCTGTTGATGGCGGTGGTCAGTCTGATTGCCTGGAAGGGGCTGGACAGTGTCACGCGCGCCGACAAGCATTTGCAGGCCAGTGGTGAGCAGAGTGACAGCCTGTTGCGGGCGCTGAATCAGATGCAGCGGGATGTGGAGATGCGCGCCGGGATCGAGCTGACGGAGCCGAAGAAGGTCGGCACGGAGGATGAACCGGCGACGGCGCCGCCTGCCGTTACGGTGCGCAGCAGTGACAGCAAGGGGTTTCGGCTGGACATCATTCGGAGCGCGGCGGATCAGCCGGGGGCTTTGCAGCGGGTGCGCTGGTGGCTCAAGGGGGATACGTTGTATCGCGCGGTGGCGCCGGCGCGTAGTCGGTATCCGTTGCCGGCGCCTACGGCTGGGGTGGCGGTGTTGGGTGAGGTGAGTGATTTGCAGGTGCGGGTTTGGGAGATGGACAAGGGGTGGCGGCAGTTGAGCGGGAATCGGCGGGAGGATCCGTTGGGGTTGGAGGTGCGGTTGACCCGGGAGACGGCGCAGGGGGTGGAGAAGTATCGGCAGGTGATGGGGCCGTTGCAGTAG